The Bos mutus isolate GX-2022 chromosome 7, NWIPB_WYAK_1.1, whole genome shotgun sequence genome window below encodes:
- the HNRNPM gene encoding heterogeneous nuclear ribonucleoprotein M isoform X4 — protein sequence MEESMKKAAEVLNKHSLSGRPLKVKEDPDGEHARRAMQKVMATTGGMGMGPGGPGMINIPPSILNNPNIPNEIIHALQAGRLGSTVFVANLDYKVGWKKLKEVFSMAGVVVRADILEDKDGKSRGIGTVTFEQSIEAVQAISMFNGQLLFDRPMHVKMDERALPKGDFFPPERPQQLPHGLGGIGMGLGPGGQPIDANHLNKGIGMGNLGPAGMGMEGIGFGINKMGGMEGPFGGGMENMGRFGSGMNMGRINEILSNALKRGEIIAKQGGGGGGGSVPGIERMGPGIDRIGGAGMERMGAGLGHGMDRVGSEIERMGLVMDRMGSVERMGSGIERMGPLGLDHMASSIERMGQTMERIGSGVERMGAGMGFGLERMAAPIDRVGQTIERMGSGVERMGPAIERMGLGMERMVPAGMGAGLERMGPVMDRMATGLERMGANNLERMGLERMGANSLERMGLERMGANSLERMGPAMGPALGAGIERMGLAMGGGGGASFDRAIEMERGNFGGSFAGSFGGAGGHAPGVARKACQIFVRNLPFDFTWKMLKDKFNECGDLD from the exons ATGGAAGAGAGCATGAAAAAAGCTGCTGAAGTTCTAAACAAGCATAGTCTGAGTGGAAGACCACTGAAAGTCAAAGAA GATCCTGATGGTGAACATGCCAGGAGAGCAATGCAAAAGGTGATGGCTACGACTGGTGGGATGGGTATGGGACCAGGTGGCCCAGGAATGATTAATATCCCACCCAGTATCCTAAATAATCCTAACATCCCAAATGAGATTATCCATGCATTACAGGCTGGAAGACTTGGAAGCACAGTATTTGTAGCAAAT CTGGATTATAAAGTTGGCTGGAAGAAACTGAAGGAAGTTTTTAGTATGGCTGGTGTGGTGGTCCGAGCAGACATTCTTGAGGATAAAGACGGAAAAAGTCGTGGAATAGGCACTGTTACTTTTGAACAGTCCATTGAAGCCGTGCAAGCTATAT CTATGTTTAATGGCCAGCTGCTGTTTGACAGACCAATGCACGTGAAAATG gaTGAGAGGGCCTTACCAAAGGGAGATTTTTTCCCTCCTGAGCGTCCACAACAACTTCCCC atggacttGGTGGTATTGGCATGGGGTTAGGACCAGGAGGGCAGCCTATTGATGCCAACCATTTGAATAAAGGCATTGGAATGGGCAACCTGGGACCTGCAG gaatgGGAATGGAAGGCATAGGatttggaataaataaaatgggag GCATGGAAGGACCCTTTGGTGGTGGTATGGAAAACATGGGTCGATTTGGATCTGGGATGAACATGGGCAGAATAAACG AAATCCTAAGTAATGCCCTGAAGAGAGGAGAGATCATTGCAAAGCAGGGAGGAG GTGGAGGCGGAGGCAGTGTCCCTGGAATTGAGAGGATGGGCCCTGGCATTGACCGCATCGGGGGGGCCGGCATGGAACGCATGGGCGCAGGCCTGGGCCACGGCATGGATCGTGTGGGCTCCGAGATTGAGCGCATGGGCCTGGTCATGGACCGCATGGGCTCCGTCGAGCGCATGGGCTCTGGCATCGAGCGCATGGGCCCCCTGGGCCTCGACCACATGGCCTCCAGCATCGAGCGCATGGGCCAGACCATGGAGCGCATCGGCTCTGGCGTGGAGCGCATGGGTGCCGGCATGGGCTTTGGCCTCGAGCGAATGGCCGCACCCATTGACCGTGTGGGCCAGACCATCGAGCGCATGGGCTCTGGTGTGGAGCGCATGGGCCCTGCCATCGAGCGCATGGGCCTGGGCATGGAGCGCATGGTGCCCGCAGGCATGGGGGCAGGCCTGGAGCGCATGGGCCCCGTGATGGATCGCATGGCCACCGGCCTGGAGCGCATGGGCGCCAACAACCTGGAGCGCATGGGCCTGGAGCGTATGGGCGCCAACAGTCTCGAGCGTATGGGCCTGGAGCGCATGGGCGCCAACAGCCTAGAGCGTATGGGTCCTGCCATGGGCCCGGCCCTGGGCGCTGGCATTGAGCGCATGGGCCTGGCCATGGGTGGCGGTGGCGGTGCCAGCTTTGACCGTGCCATCGAGATGGAGCGTGGCAACTTTGGAGGAAGTTTCGCGGGTTCCTTTGGTGGAGCTGGAGGCCATGCCCCTGGGGTGGCCAGGAAGGCCTGCCAGATATTTGTGAGAAAT CTCCCGTTTGATTTTACATGGAAGATGCTAAAAGACAAGTTCAACGAATGCG GTGATCTGGACTGA
- the HNRNPM gene encoding heterogeneous nuclear ribonucleoprotein M isoform X2, protein MEESMKKAAEVLNKHSLSGRPLKVKEDPDGEHARRAMQKVMATTGGMGMGPGGPGMINIPPSILNNPNIPNEIIHALQAGRLGSTVFVANLDYKVGWKKLKEVFSMAGVVVRADILEDKDGKSRGIGTVTFEQSIEAVQAISMFNGQLLFDRPMHVKMDERALPKGDFFPPERPQQLPHGLGGIGMGLGPGGQPIDANHLNKGIGMGNLGPAGMGMEGIGFGINKMGGMEGPFGGGMENMGRFGSGMNMGRINGGGGGSVPGIERMGPGIDRIGGAGMERMGAGLGHGMDRVGSEIERMGLVMDRMGSVERMGSGIERMGPLGLDHMASSIERMGQTMERIGSGVERMGAGMGFGLERMAAPIDRVGQTIERMGSGVERMGPAIERMGLGMERMVPAGMGAGLERMGPVMDRMATGLERMGANNLERMGLERMGANSLERMGLERMGANSLERMGPAMGPALGAGIERMGLAMGGGGGASFDRAIEMERGNFGGSFAGSFGGAGGHAPGVARKACQIFVRNLPFDFTWKMLKDKFNECGHVLYADIKMENGKSKGCGVVKFESPEVAERACRMMNGMKLSGREIDVRIDRNA, encoded by the exons ATGGAAGAGAGCATGAAAAAAGCTGCTGAAGTTCTAAACAAGCATAGTCTGAGTGGAAGACCACTGAAAGTCAAAGAA GATCCTGATGGTGAACATGCCAGGAGAGCAATGCAAAAGGTGATGGCTACGACTGGTGGGATGGGTATGGGACCAGGTGGCCCAGGAATGATTAATATCCCACCCAGTATCCTAAATAATCCTAACATCCCAAATGAGATTATCCATGCATTACAGGCTGGAAGACTTGGAAGCACAGTATTTGTAGCAAAT CTGGATTATAAAGTTGGCTGGAAGAAACTGAAGGAAGTTTTTAGTATGGCTGGTGTGGTGGTCCGAGCAGACATTCTTGAGGATAAAGACGGAAAAAGTCGTGGAATAGGCACTGTTACTTTTGAACAGTCCATTGAAGCCGTGCAAGCTATAT CTATGTTTAATGGCCAGCTGCTGTTTGACAGACCAATGCACGTGAAAATG gaTGAGAGGGCCTTACCAAAGGGAGATTTTTTCCCTCCTGAGCGTCCACAACAACTTCCCC atggacttGGTGGTATTGGCATGGGGTTAGGACCAGGAGGGCAGCCTATTGATGCCAACCATTTGAATAAAGGCATTGGAATGGGCAACCTGGGACCTGCAG gaatgGGAATGGAAGGCATAGGatttggaataaataaaatgggag GCATGGAAGGACCCTTTGGTGGTGGTATGGAAAACATGGGTCGATTTGGATCTGGGATGAACATGGGCAGAATAAACG GTGGAGGCGGAGGCAGTGTCCCTGGAATTGAGAGGATGGGCCCTGGCATTGACCGCATCGGGGGGGCCGGCATGGAACGCATGGGCGCAGGCCTGGGCCACGGCATGGATCGTGTGGGCTCCGAGATTGAGCGCATGGGCCTGGTCATGGACCGCATGGGCTCCGTCGAGCGCATGGGCTCTGGCATCGAGCGCATGGGCCCCCTGGGCCTCGACCACATGGCCTCCAGCATCGAGCGCATGGGCCAGACCATGGAGCGCATCGGCTCTGGCGTGGAGCGCATGGGTGCCGGCATGGGCTTTGGCCTCGAGCGAATGGCCGCACCCATTGACCGTGTGGGCCAGACCATCGAGCGCATGGGCTCTGGTGTGGAGCGCATGGGCCCTGCCATCGAGCGCATGGGCCTGGGCATGGAGCGCATGGTGCCCGCAGGCATGGGGGCAGGCCTGGAGCGCATGGGCCCCGTGATGGATCGCATGGCCACCGGCCTGGAGCGCATGGGCGCCAACAACCTGGAGCGCATGGGCCTGGAGCGTATGGGCGCCAACAGTCTCGAGCGTATGGGCCTGGAGCGCATGGGCGCCAACAGCCTAGAGCGTATGGGTCCTGCCATGGGCCCGGCCCTGGGCGCTGGCATTGAGCGCATGGGCCTGGCCATGGGTGGCGGTGGCGGTGCCAGCTTTGACCGTGCCATCGAGATGGAGCGTGGCAACTTTGGAGGAAGTTTCGCGGGTTCCTTTGGTGGAGCTGGAGGCCATGCCCCTGGGGTGGCCAGGAAGGCCTGCCAGATATTTGTGAGAAAT CTCCCGTTTGATTTTACATGGAAGATGCTAAAAGACAAGTTCAACGAATGCG GCCACGTGCTGTATGCTGACATCAAGATGGAGAATGGGAAGTCCAAGGGGTGCGGTGTGGTTAAGTTTGAGTCGCCAGAGGTGGCTGAGAGAGCCTGCCGGATGATGAATGGGATGAAGCTGAGTGGCCGAGAGATTGATGTTCGAATCGATAGAAATGCTTAA
- the HNRNPM gene encoding heterogeneous nuclear ribonucleoprotein M isoform X1 yields the protein MEESMKKAAEVLNKHSLSGRPLKVKEDPDGEHARRAMQKVMATTGGMGMGPGGPGMINIPPSILNNPNIPNEIIHALQAGRLGSTVFVANLDYKVGWKKLKEVFSMAGVVVRADILEDKDGKSRGIGTVTFEQSIEAVQAISMFNGQLLFDRPMHVKMDERALPKGDFFPPERPQQLPHGLGGIGMGLGPGGQPIDANHLNKGIGMGNLGPAGMEGPFGGGMENMGRFGSGMNMGRINEILSNALKRGEIIAKQGGGGGGGSVPGIERMGPGIDRIGGAGMERMGAGLGHGMDRVGSEIERMGLVMDRMGSVERMGSGIERMGPLGLDHMASSIERMGQTMERIGSGVERMGAGMGFGLERMAAPIDRVGQTIERMGSGVERMGPAIERMGLGMERMVPAGMGAGLERMGPVMDRMATGLERMGANNLERMGLERMGANSLERMGLERMGANSLERMGPAMGPALGAGIERMGLAMGGGGGASFDRAIEMERGNFGGSFAGSFGGAGGHAPGVARKACQIFVRNLPFDFTWKMLKDKFNECGHVLYADIKMENGKSKGCGVVKFESPEVAERACRMMNGMKLSGREIDVRIDRNA from the exons ATGGAAGAGAGCATGAAAAAAGCTGCTGAAGTTCTAAACAAGCATAGTCTGAGTGGAAGACCACTGAAAGTCAAAGAA GATCCTGATGGTGAACATGCCAGGAGAGCAATGCAAAAGGTGATGGCTACGACTGGTGGGATGGGTATGGGACCAGGTGGCCCAGGAATGATTAATATCCCACCCAGTATCCTAAATAATCCTAACATCCCAAATGAGATTATCCATGCATTACAGGCTGGAAGACTTGGAAGCACAGTATTTGTAGCAAAT CTGGATTATAAAGTTGGCTGGAAGAAACTGAAGGAAGTTTTTAGTATGGCTGGTGTGGTGGTCCGAGCAGACATTCTTGAGGATAAAGACGGAAAAAGTCGTGGAATAGGCACTGTTACTTTTGAACAGTCCATTGAAGCCGTGCAAGCTATAT CTATGTTTAATGGCCAGCTGCTGTTTGACAGACCAATGCACGTGAAAATG gaTGAGAGGGCCTTACCAAAGGGAGATTTTTTCCCTCCTGAGCGTCCACAACAACTTCCCC atggacttGGTGGTATTGGCATGGGGTTAGGACCAGGAGGGCAGCCTATTGATGCCAACCATTTGAATAAAGGCATTGGAATGGGCAACCTGGGACCTGCAG GCATGGAAGGACCCTTTGGTGGTGGTATGGAAAACATGGGTCGATTTGGATCTGGGATGAACATGGGCAGAATAAACG AAATCCTAAGTAATGCCCTGAAGAGAGGAGAGATCATTGCAAAGCAGGGAGGAG GTGGAGGCGGAGGCAGTGTCCCTGGAATTGAGAGGATGGGCCCTGGCATTGACCGCATCGGGGGGGCCGGCATGGAACGCATGGGCGCAGGCCTGGGCCACGGCATGGATCGTGTGGGCTCCGAGATTGAGCGCATGGGCCTGGTCATGGACCGCATGGGCTCCGTCGAGCGCATGGGCTCTGGCATCGAGCGCATGGGCCCCCTGGGCCTCGACCACATGGCCTCCAGCATCGAGCGCATGGGCCAGACCATGGAGCGCATCGGCTCTGGCGTGGAGCGCATGGGTGCCGGCATGGGCTTTGGCCTCGAGCGAATGGCCGCACCCATTGACCGTGTGGGCCAGACCATCGAGCGCATGGGCTCTGGTGTGGAGCGCATGGGCCCTGCCATCGAGCGCATGGGCCTGGGCATGGAGCGCATGGTGCCCGCAGGCATGGGGGCAGGCCTGGAGCGCATGGGCCCCGTGATGGATCGCATGGCCACCGGCCTGGAGCGCATGGGCGCCAACAACCTGGAGCGCATGGGCCTGGAGCGTATGGGCGCCAACAGTCTCGAGCGTATGGGCCTGGAGCGCATGGGCGCCAACAGCCTAGAGCGTATGGGTCCTGCCATGGGCCCGGCCCTGGGCGCTGGCATTGAGCGCATGGGCCTGGCCATGGGTGGCGGTGGCGGTGCCAGCTTTGACCGTGCCATCGAGATGGAGCGTGGCAACTTTGGAGGAAGTTTCGCGGGTTCCTTTGGTGGAGCTGGAGGCCATGCCCCTGGGGTGGCCAGGAAGGCCTGCCAGATATTTGTGAGAAAT CTCCCGTTTGATTTTACATGGAAGATGCTAAAAGACAAGTTCAACGAATGCG GCCACGTGCTGTATGCTGACATCAAGATGGAGAATGGGAAGTCCAAGGGGTGCGGTGTGGTTAAGTTTGAGTCGCCAGAGGTGGCTGAGAGAGCCTGCCGGATGATGAATGGGATGAAGCTGAGTGGCCGAGAGATTGATGTTCGAATCGATAGAAATGCTTAA
- the HNRNPM gene encoding heterogeneous nuclear ribonucleoprotein M isoform X3: MEESMKKAAEVLNKHSLSGRPLKVKEDPDGEHARRAMQKVMATTGGMGMGPGGPGMINIPPSILNNPNIPNEIIHALQAGRLGSTVFVANLDYKVGWKKLKEVFSMAGVVVRADILEDKDGKSRGIGTVTFEQSIEAVQAISMFNGQLLFDRPMHVKMDERALPKGDFFPPERPQQLPHGLGGIGMGLGPGGQPIDANHLNKGIGMGNLGPAGMEGPFGGGMENMGRFGSGMNMGRINGGGGGSVPGIERMGPGIDRIGGAGMERMGAGLGHGMDRVGSEIERMGLVMDRMGSVERMGSGIERMGPLGLDHMASSIERMGQTMERIGSGVERMGAGMGFGLERMAAPIDRVGQTIERMGSGVERMGPAIERMGLGMERMVPAGMGAGLERMGPVMDRMATGLERMGANNLERMGLERMGANSLERMGLERMGANSLERMGPAMGPALGAGIERMGLAMGGGGGASFDRAIEMERGNFGGSFAGSFGGAGGHAPGVARKACQIFVRNLPFDFTWKMLKDKFNECGHVLYADIKMENGKSKGCGVVKFESPEVAERACRMMNGMKLSGREIDVRIDRNA, from the exons ATGGAAGAGAGCATGAAAAAAGCTGCTGAAGTTCTAAACAAGCATAGTCTGAGTGGAAGACCACTGAAAGTCAAAGAA GATCCTGATGGTGAACATGCCAGGAGAGCAATGCAAAAGGTGATGGCTACGACTGGTGGGATGGGTATGGGACCAGGTGGCCCAGGAATGATTAATATCCCACCCAGTATCCTAAATAATCCTAACATCCCAAATGAGATTATCCATGCATTACAGGCTGGAAGACTTGGAAGCACAGTATTTGTAGCAAAT CTGGATTATAAAGTTGGCTGGAAGAAACTGAAGGAAGTTTTTAGTATGGCTGGTGTGGTGGTCCGAGCAGACATTCTTGAGGATAAAGACGGAAAAAGTCGTGGAATAGGCACTGTTACTTTTGAACAGTCCATTGAAGCCGTGCAAGCTATAT CTATGTTTAATGGCCAGCTGCTGTTTGACAGACCAATGCACGTGAAAATG gaTGAGAGGGCCTTACCAAAGGGAGATTTTTTCCCTCCTGAGCGTCCACAACAACTTCCCC atggacttGGTGGTATTGGCATGGGGTTAGGACCAGGAGGGCAGCCTATTGATGCCAACCATTTGAATAAAGGCATTGGAATGGGCAACCTGGGACCTGCAG GCATGGAAGGACCCTTTGGTGGTGGTATGGAAAACATGGGTCGATTTGGATCTGGGATGAACATGGGCAGAATAAACG GTGGAGGCGGAGGCAGTGTCCCTGGAATTGAGAGGATGGGCCCTGGCATTGACCGCATCGGGGGGGCCGGCATGGAACGCATGGGCGCAGGCCTGGGCCACGGCATGGATCGTGTGGGCTCCGAGATTGAGCGCATGGGCCTGGTCATGGACCGCATGGGCTCCGTCGAGCGCATGGGCTCTGGCATCGAGCGCATGGGCCCCCTGGGCCTCGACCACATGGCCTCCAGCATCGAGCGCATGGGCCAGACCATGGAGCGCATCGGCTCTGGCGTGGAGCGCATGGGTGCCGGCATGGGCTTTGGCCTCGAGCGAATGGCCGCACCCATTGACCGTGTGGGCCAGACCATCGAGCGCATGGGCTCTGGTGTGGAGCGCATGGGCCCTGCCATCGAGCGCATGGGCCTGGGCATGGAGCGCATGGTGCCCGCAGGCATGGGGGCAGGCCTGGAGCGCATGGGCCCCGTGATGGATCGCATGGCCACCGGCCTGGAGCGCATGGGCGCCAACAACCTGGAGCGCATGGGCCTGGAGCGTATGGGCGCCAACAGTCTCGAGCGTATGGGCCTGGAGCGCATGGGCGCCAACAGCCTAGAGCGTATGGGTCCTGCCATGGGCCCGGCCCTGGGCGCTGGCATTGAGCGCATGGGCCTGGCCATGGGTGGCGGTGGCGGTGCCAGCTTTGACCGTGCCATCGAGATGGAGCGTGGCAACTTTGGAGGAAGTTTCGCGGGTTCCTTTGGTGGAGCTGGAGGCCATGCCCCTGGGGTGGCCAGGAAGGCCTGCCAGATATTTGTGAGAAAT CTCCCGTTTGATTTTACATGGAAGATGCTAAAAGACAAGTTCAACGAATGCG GCCACGTGCTGTATGCTGACATCAAGATGGAGAATGGGAAGTCCAAGGGGTGCGGTGTGGTTAAGTTTGAGTCGCCAGAGGTGGCTGAGAGAGCCTGCCGGATGATGAATGGGATGAAGCTGAGTGGCCGAGAGATTGATGTTCGAATCGATAGAAATGCTTAA